The following proteins are encoded in a genomic region of Alteromonadaceae bacterium 2753L.S.0a.02:
- a CDS encoding FAD-dependent sensor of blue light: MIHLVYVSSGTREFTHRDLVALLEQSRRRNLRQDVTGMLLYAGGNFIQVLEGLASDVDEIYASIEKDERNTGNVLLKRERIPERSFPDWSMGFNWLSDQAVKYTPGFSDFLNRKMTATELHQVDIALELLYQFKEFNLQISTTPKRVNY, encoded by the coding sequence ATGATACACCTCGTTTACGTGAGTAGTGGCACCCGGGAATTCACGCATCGGGATTTGGTAGCGCTGCTAGAACAATCCCGTCGCCGCAATTTACGCCAGGATGTTACAGGCATGTTGCTCTATGCCGGGGGAAATTTTATTCAGGTACTCGAAGGGCTCGCATCGGATGTCGATGAGATCTACGCGTCCATTGAAAAAGATGAACGCAACACCGGTAATGTGTTGTTGAAACGCGAGCGTATTCCGGAACGAAGCTTTCCCGACTGGAGTATGGGCTTTAACTGGCTTTCAGATCAGGCGGTGAAATATACACCGGGTTTCTCCGATTTTTTAAACCGAAAAATGACCGCTACTGAACTCCACCAGGTAGATATCGCGTTGGAGCTACTCTACCAATTTAAGGAGTTTAATTTACAGATCAGTACAACGCCCAAGCGTGTCAACTACTAG
- a CDS encoding rhamnogalacturonyl hydrolase YesR translates to MIFTKNIRSAGIITLFWLVGCSSIKPENESQPPGSARPTSSPAATQSVEKQSSAKKHNLPLQNVGDHIVDDLLSRDYMMYQTEEFTGLHYAEAAAGYGALEYAQATHDESRIEKLKQRYWQPPGVAKLRWAGHVDASVYGILPLELYLVKKDGRKLYEGLEMADAQWVDTRGDGLTAQSRFWIDDIWMVNVLQMQAYRATKNPVYIDRAALQTEIYLRELQQTNGLFFHGPKAPFFWGRGNGWVAAGVAELLKDLPRTHTRYEFIASRYRKMMKALLQNQAPSGMWKQLIDMPSAWDESSATAMFGYAISVGVRLGLLLEPSYQQAADKAWQGLQKIIDNRGRLGQVCVGTGQSADVNYYLERPRERGDLHGQAPLLWFATQRILRNQ, encoded by the coding sequence ATGATCTTTACTAAAAATATACGGTCTGCCGGAATTATTACCTTGTTTTGGCTGGTGGGCTGTTCGTCCATCAAACCTGAGAATGAATCACAGCCGCCAGGGTCAGCAAGGCCGACGAGTAGTCCTGCCGCTACTCAATCTGTAGAAAAACAATCATCGGCTAAAAAACACAATCTCCCCCTGCAAAATGTTGGTGATCACATAGTGGATGATTTGTTGTCGCGCGACTACATGATGTATCAAACCGAAGAGTTCACCGGCCTGCATTATGCTGAAGCCGCTGCTGGGTACGGCGCGTTAGAGTATGCGCAGGCGACCCATGACGAATCTCGTATCGAGAAATTAAAACAGCGCTACTGGCAACCGCCGGGTGTTGCCAAATTGCGCTGGGCAGGGCATGTGGATGCCAGCGTATATGGAATTTTGCCGCTGGAATTGTATTTGGTTAAAAAAGACGGTCGAAAGTTGTATGAAGGCTTGGAAATGGCTGATGCCCAGTGGGTGGACACTCGCGGTGATGGTTTGACTGCGCAATCGCGCTTCTGGATAGACGACATTTGGATGGTCAATGTTCTGCAAATGCAGGCCTATCGCGCCACAAAAAATCCGGTATATATCGACCGAGCGGCCTTGCAAACTGAAATCTATTTGCGTGAATTACAGCAAACCAATGGCTTATTTTTTCACGGCCCAAAGGCTCCGTTTTTTTGGGGGAGAGGTAATGGTTGGGTGGCAGCCGGTGTTGCGGAATTGTTGAAAGACCTCCCTCGCACGCACACGCGCTATGAATTTATTGCGAGTCGCTACCGCAAAATGATGAAGGCTCTGTTGCAGAACCAGGCGCCCAGCGGCATGTGGAAGCAATTAATCGATATGCCGTCGGCGTGGGATGAAAGCTCTGCGACGGCCATGTTTGGCTACGCAATAAGTGTGGGCGTGCGTTTGGGGTTACTGCTTGAGCCTAGCTATCAACAGGCAGCCGATAAAGCCTGGCAGGGCTTGCAAAAAATTATCGATAATCGCGGGCGGCTCGGGCAAGTTTGTGTGGGTACTGGCCAAAGTGCTGATGTTAATTATTATTTAGAACGGCCACGTGAGCGCGGTGATTTGCATGGCCAGGCCCCATTGCTGTGGTTTGCAACACAGCGGATTCTCAGGAATCAATAA
- a CDS encoding endo-1,4-beta-xylanase, which produces MQYLGGSKKRVLRGLMWFVMLVSWVQLSAPAYSQSLVVTENQRGYHDGFYYWFWTDTPDGGASITLGDAGSYSADWSDINEFIGGKGWEFGEPELVGFEASFSPGGPDLLGLYGWFTDPDVEYFIVENWGTWFPYENSTPLASYESDAATYKLYRRTFGLSIGNSIVSYYAIRQTPRTSGVITVAHHFDALANAGVTLGERDYMIMATNGYQSAGSASVRVWEATEQCEACNWYGSLLSLCTGQSYGWGWENGANCIGRGSCEADWGSNVVTTECGSSSSSSSSSSSSSSSSSSSSSSSSSSSSSSSSSSSSSGSSGGGDCRCLWYGTEFALCDNQNDGWGWENNQSCIGANTCSNQWGNGGVICPAG; this is translated from the coding sequence ATGCAATATCTTGGTGGTTCGAAAAAACGCGTTCTACGCGGCCTGATGTGGTTTGTCATGCTTGTTAGTTGGGTTCAGTTATCTGCGCCAGCTTACAGTCAAAGTTTAGTGGTTACGGAAAATCAACGAGGTTATCACGACGGTTTTTATTATTGGTTCTGGACGGATACCCCCGATGGCGGAGCTTCTATTACCTTGGGTGATGCCGGCAGTTATTCAGCGGATTGGTCTGATATTAACGAATTTATAGGCGGAAAGGGCTGGGAGTTTGGTGAGCCTGAACTTGTTGGTTTTGAAGCCTCATTTTCGCCCGGTGGCCCAGATCTATTAGGGCTTTATGGTTGGTTTACCGACCCGGACGTGGAGTATTTTATTGTGGAAAACTGGGGAACCTGGTTTCCCTACGAAAATTCAACACCCCTTGCCAGTTATGAAAGTGACGCTGCCACCTATAAGCTTTATCGCCGCACTTTTGGTTTAAGTATTGGTAATTCGATCGTTTCCTATTATGCGATTCGTCAAACGCCGAGAACCTCCGGTGTTATTACGGTGGCCCATCACTTCGACGCGCTCGCTAACGCCGGTGTAACTTTGGGCGAACGTGATTATATGATTATGGCCACAAATGGCTACCAGAGCGCCGGGAGTGCTTCGGTGCGGGTTTGGGAAGCAACTGAACAATGTGAGGCATGCAATTGGTACGGCAGCCTGTTGAGTTTGTGTACTGGGCAATCCTATGGCTGGGGCTGGGAAAACGGCGCTAACTGTATCGGCCGCGGTAGCTGTGAGGCGGATTGGGGTTCCAATGTGGTAACAACCGAGTGCGGTTCATCGTCTTCCAGTTCTTCGTCTTCAAGCAGTTCATCAAGCTCTAGCAGCTCTTCAAGTTCCAGCAGTTCATCAAGTTCAAGCAGCTCTTCGTCGAGCAGTTCGTCCTCCGGTTCTTCCGGCGGCGGTGATTGTCGTTGCTTGTGGTACGGCACCGAGTTTGCGCTATGCGATAATCAGAACGATGGCTGGGGTTGGGAAAATAACCAGAGCTGTATCGGTGCTAACACCTGCAGCAATCAGTGGGGTAATGGTGGTGTAATTTGCCCAGCGGGTTAG
- a CDS encoding endo-1,4-beta-xylanase, protein MKNHMEFRLQRSVSQLQLLIRNIAILLLASLASFAQAQVITSSDTGTHDGFFYALWSDQIADSELAMTLGPAGNYSVEWSGVGNFFAGKGWEVGGPRVISYQSEVNTSGNAWTSVYGFTLDPFSEYYIVESWGNWRPEANEYLGELVSNGATYDLYRRFNTSPDTYFYIYWSVRQEPSTAGTVNTADHFNAWAEHGFEAGEYSYMVFAVEGYQSDGSAEATVWDGVVANCEVCNWYGNQIPLCSSQNYGWGWENGENCIGRSSCESGWGTFIEQTECNANGSSSSSSSSSSSSSSSSSSSSSSSSSSSSSSSSSSSSSSGSSSGGGCRCLWYGTEFALCNNQSDGWGWENNQSCIGANTCNNQWGNGGVICPGG, encoded by the coding sequence ATGAAAAATCATATGGAATTTCGATTGCAGAGAAGTGTTTCACAGTTGCAGCTTTTAATACGAAATATAGCAATATTGCTACTCGCGTCACTTGCTTCTTTTGCTCAAGCGCAGGTGATTACCAGCAGCGATACTGGCACGCACGACGGTTTTTTCTATGCGCTTTGGTCTGATCAAATAGCCGATTCTGAGCTCGCGATGACGCTCGGCCCGGCAGGAAATTATTCAGTGGAATGGAGCGGTGTTGGTAATTTTTTCGCCGGCAAGGGTTGGGAAGTTGGTGGCCCTAGGGTTATCAGTTATCAAAGTGAGGTAAACACCAGCGGCAATGCCTGGACGAGTGTTTATGGTTTTACGCTTGATCCATTCAGCGAATACTACATCGTTGAATCCTGGGGCAATTGGCGGCCTGAGGCTAATGAGTATTTAGGGGAGTTGGTCTCAAATGGTGCTACCTACGATCTCTACCGACGATTCAATACGTCACCCGACACGTATTTTTATATTTATTGGAGTGTGCGCCAGGAACCCAGTACCGCAGGCACTGTAAATACGGCAGATCATTTTAACGCTTGGGCGGAACACGGTTTTGAAGCCGGTGAATACAGTTACATGGTATTTGCCGTAGAAGGCTATCAAAGCGATGGCTCTGCAGAAGCTACCGTTTGGGATGGTGTTGTGGCCAACTGCGAGGTCTGTAATTGGTACGGAAATCAAATACCTCTATGTTCCAGTCAGAATTACGGTTGGGGTTGGGAAAATGGTGAAAACTGTATTGGCCGCTCGAGTTGCGAAAGTGGCTGGGGCACATTTATAGAACAAACTGAATGTAACGCAAACGGTTCGTCGTCGAGTTCCTCGTCAAGCAGTTCGTCTTCCAGCTCATCATCAAGCAGCTCTTCAAGCTCCAGTAGTTCATCAAGCTCCAGCAGCTCTTCATCGAGCAGTTCGTCCTCTGGTTCTTCCAGCGGCGGTGGCTGTCGTTGTTTGTGGTACGGCACCGAGTTTGCGCTATGCAATAATCAAAGCGATGGCTGGGGTTGGGAAAATAACCAGAGCTGTATTGGCGCTAACACCTGTAATAACCAGTGGGGTAATGGTGGTGTAATTTGCCCGGGTGGTTAA
- a CDS encoding outer membrane receptor protein involved in Fe transport — protein sequence MACDYLKWRKKYLLGYAFLAYCFNVCLPAQSSPTQPAEFFSLSLEELLDVKVSGVTQVESEILWSPASINLFDKRSFRLLNIDSLHQLTPLAPGFHVARADDDNNPSIAVRGRRIGSSGREVLLLLDGMRIDNWYSGGGTFTVPDISLFGLQKVEFIRGAVSQLYGSNAFTGVINLVSDPTLNETKFTLGQNNLYRVQSNIAGELSGVQQKLFMDLKKDGGASYDIPQPGTGENVTLRDGSEGAVGHYQVHISDWSGHALFSHFTNDKYYVAGDFSPEFSGSERTFYNLSLKHEKQWTASYRSHIQGGYRYFDYQINGEFAPSGALFPISEPPSSLPLWVELRNNQEHEIWLHWKNYFQWGNWVTTLLGLEFRDIDRSAALASGNYDLGALSRAEYPIASSDDLSIVTTAVGEADDQLLGAYLQTILSLGAYDQITLGLRQDESDVSGGRTSPRIAWVHKFRESFSVKAIYGEAFRVPVANELYLENNPVLLGNPNLKAETVKTSELIAFFENSRVRFQLGYFDSRYNNAISQVAVDGLRQFANVEASRSAGVEGNMSYEFHENWIGRVNFSHLTRKPDDQYRMPDDLAGLILTHQQKYWHWSYYANYVSERDSNPPGSDQPIKLQSYWLHNLSAGLQLSKPYLINLAVDNLTNTEYFEASMGDNLNVIPSRGRALRLEFVLTY from the coding sequence ATGGCGTGTGATTATTTAAAATGGCGCAAAAAATATCTGCTTGGTTATGCGTTTTTGGCATATTGTTTCAACGTGTGTTTACCGGCACAGAGCTCGCCAACACAGCCTGCGGAATTTTTTAGTCTTTCCTTGGAAGAGCTGCTTGATGTTAAAGTTTCCGGAGTTACTCAGGTTGAGTCTGAGATTTTGTGGTCTCCGGCGAGTATTAACCTGTTCGACAAGCGTTCGTTCCGTCTCCTGAATATCGATTCATTACACCAGCTAACACCGCTGGCTCCCGGCTTTCATGTCGCGCGAGCTGATGACGATAATAACCCGAGTATCGCGGTTCGCGGTCGCCGAATAGGCAGCTCTGGTCGCGAAGTGTTATTGCTTTTGGATGGCATGCGTATCGACAACTGGTACTCAGGGGGCGGCACTTTTACAGTTCCGGATATCAGTCTTTTTGGCTTACAAAAAGTGGAATTTATTCGCGGTGCCGTCTCACAGCTTTACGGTTCGAATGCGTTTACAGGGGTGATCAATCTCGTAAGTGACCCCACGTTGAATGAGACTAAGTTTACTCTCGGACAAAATAATCTATATCGCGTGCAATCCAATATCGCCGGTGAGCTAAGCGGTGTACAGCAAAAACTATTTATGGATCTTAAAAAAGATGGCGGCGCCAGTTACGACATTCCGCAACCTGGCACGGGTGAAAATGTTACTTTGAGGGATGGCAGTGAAGGCGCAGTGGGCCATTATCAGGTGCATATTTCAGACTGGAGCGGCCATGCCCTGTTTAGTCATTTTACGAATGATAAATATTATGTTGCAGGGGACTTTTCCCCCGAATTTTCCGGCTCTGAGCGAACGTTCTATAATCTTTCGTTAAAACATGAAAAGCAGTGGACGGCTTCATATCGATCACATATTCAAGGGGGGTACCGTTATTTTGATTATCAGATCAATGGTGAGTTTGCACCCTCTGGTGCGCTATTCCCTATAAGTGAACCCCCCTCTTCTCTGCCGCTCTGGGTTGAGTTGCGAAACAATCAAGAACATGAAATATGGCTTCATTGGAAAAATTATTTTCAATGGGGTAACTGGGTAACTACGCTGCTTGGCCTGGAGTTCCGGGATATCGATAGATCGGCGGCGCTAGCTTCGGGAAACTATGATCTCGGTGCTTTATCTCGTGCTGAATATCCCATTGCATCCAGTGACGATTTATCAATCGTAACGACTGCGGTAGGCGAGGCTGATGATCAGCTTCTAGGTGCGTATTTACAAACGATATTATCCCTGGGTGCGTACGATCAAATCACCCTGGGTTTACGGCAGGATGAATCGGATGTTTCCGGGGGGCGGACTTCGCCAAGAATTGCCTGGGTTCATAAATTTAGAGAATCTTTTTCAGTAAAAGCGATATACGGTGAGGCGTTTCGGGTCCCAGTTGCCAACGAACTTTATTTAGAAAACAACCCGGTGTTGTTGGGAAATCCCAATCTCAAAGCGGAAACAGTTAAAACATCTGAACTTATTGCTTTTTTTGAAAACTCTCGTGTTCGCTTTCAGCTGGGTTATTTCGACAGTCGCTACAATAACGCAATTAGCCAAGTGGCAGTCGATGGCTTACGGCAGTTTGCAAACGTGGAGGCGAGTCGCAGTGCGGGTGTTGAAGGAAATATGAGTTACGAGTTTCACGAAAACTGGATTGGTCGGGTTAATTTCAGTCACTTAACACGTAAACCAGACGATCAATACCGCATGCCCGATGATCTTGCGGGTTTGATTCTCACTCATCAGCAAAAATACTGGCATTGGAGTTACTATGCGAATTATGTGAGCGAACGTGACAGCAATCCACCCGGCAGCGATCAACCTATAAAGCTACAGAGTTATTGGCTGCATAATTTGAGTGCCGGGTTGCAACTCAGTAAGCCATACCTTATTAATCTGGCGGTTGACAATCTTACAAACACTGAATATTTCGAAGCCTCCATGGGCGACAACCTCAATGTTATTCCTTCGCGCGGTAGAGCTTTGCGTCTTGAGTTTGTATTAACGTATTAA
- a CDS encoding aryl-alcohol dehydrogenase-like predicted oxidoreductase, whose translation MKQIKLGSQGLKVPAIGLGCMGMSDFYGSSSEAQNLSVLTRAAEIGCTFWDTSDMYGPFTNEQLLGKAMQGRRETITLATKFGVARAEDGSWLGLKGGADYVKASCDASLKRLGTDYIDLYYQHRVDPDTPIEETVGAMAELVSAGKVRYLGLSEAEPETIKRAHAVHPISALQTEYSLWTRDVETEILPTLQSLDIGFVAYSPLGRGFLSGAIRSRSDLEPGDWRLENPRFSEEAIAQNILLADAVAEIAQTLDATPAQVALAWLLSRSDAIASIPGTRKITRLEENWEAQNIALSQQHQEQLEALIGEGVAGERY comes from the coding sequence ATGAAACAAATTAAATTAGGATCGCAAGGCTTAAAAGTCCCCGCCATTGGCTTGGGCTGCATGGGCATGTCTGATTTTTACGGTTCATCTTCGGAAGCACAAAACTTGAGCGTACTCACCCGAGCCGCGGAAATAGGGTGCACCTTTTGGGATACCTCAGACATGTATGGCCCATTCACCAACGAGCAGTTACTGGGCAAAGCCATGCAGGGACGACGTGAAACAATTACCCTGGCAACCAAGTTTGGTGTAGCCCGCGCCGAAGATGGCAGTTGGCTGGGCCTGAAAGGCGGTGCTGATTATGTAAAAGCAAGCTGCGATGCATCGCTTAAACGACTCGGCACCGATTACATCGACCTTTACTACCAGCATCGGGTCGACCCCGACACCCCCATCGAAGAAACAGTTGGCGCCATGGCCGAATTGGTATCAGCTGGCAAGGTACGCTATCTGGGTTTATCAGAAGCGGAGCCCGAAACGATCAAGCGCGCCCATGCGGTACACCCCATCAGCGCGTTGCAAACCGAATATTCGCTTTGGACGCGTGACGTTGAAACCGAAATTCTGCCCACATTACAGAGCTTGGACATTGGCTTTGTGGCATACAGCCCTCTGGGGCGTGGTTTTTTATCCGGAGCGATTCGATCGCGCAGTGATCTCGAACCCGGTGATTGGCGATTGGAAAACCCACGTTTCAGCGAAGAAGCCATCGCCCAAAATATTCTCTTGGCCGATGCGGTTGCTGAAATTGCCCAAACACTGGATGCCACCCCAGCACAAGTTGCATTGGCTTGGTTGCTGTCACGCAGTGATGCGATAGCCAGTATTCCGGGAACACGAAAAATAACGCGCCTGGAAGAGAATTGGGAAGCGCAAAACATTGCTCTCAGCCAACAACATCAAGAGCAACTCGAAGCACTTATTGGCGAAGGCGTGGCGGGTGAGCGTTACTAA
- a CDS encoding putative cellulose-binding protein with CBM 5-12 codes for MHTKSSKGWHGLHAVLLIFASTFSAQLWAQNCTEMCNWYNIMEAPLCENQDDGFGWEGHTCIGRNMCESQYSGSGVFLQCEGISDEELCNTINGRSYYSDALFEMGLSPTGEYKGHRFVSFEDGLLQASQSDYIISAPYRCEQGQVIADVPGMTNYLIDFSQDLSTMNFDIDATDPVPYTLASTDNANCSQVRDGRYVVDPAELANVTLPAGTSYEMLFSGDHAAQINIPAGRYDNAFYDCTTGALHVHRTTSDSNPIPVTIENSGDVVVAQLDADTNWRFLRDDGQACTTQYDPVCSIEPIEVACFAEPCPVGVYRTYSNQCNSDAAGAMFISQGECGDLEGEPYYDPGVCTTEYDPVCAVETRNIVCITGPCPNEFYKTYGNACEAQVDRAPILFRGECGEEREDAPYWGHTEACGAEAPYEPLCAARSFTAPCLTTPCPIEVFAIYSNECEMDNAGSRFVHTEHCGAKTDSRVRDLSEWGGICGDIYLPVCGKDEVVPGVAGEYKYKSFGNACEARRSVVDLTWDDQACGALAGVSAGAEPPVKIVNNLSSSNKIVGLSNASITGDVLTVDLSYSGCSEQHFNFEVMRSFAETQPVQARVRFIPLVEDDCDAALSFTYKYDLLPLKATYEAMYGSGPATIVLPGLGDYEINGGTAPATLDISHPDTGVVGELITIEVHSSAATPGRPNVEILDPNGNSVESSWSSTLPSDGPPWVYDAQYPFTPEIPGEYRVNVSFEPAPELNQSSIISVAQIPLSECAAAGVDAGTVNAYPNWTARDWAGGAYNHANSGDLMSYQGKVYRANWYTSSVPGSDNSWSFVCNL; via the coding sequence ATGCATACGAAAAGTAGCAAGGGATGGCACGGATTACATGCGGTATTGTTAATCTTTGCCTCAACGTTTTCGGCTCAGCTTTGGGCTCAAAACTGCACAGAAATGTGCAACTGGTACAACATCATGGAAGCTCCCCTGTGTGAAAATCAGGACGACGGCTTCGGCTGGGAAGGCCACACCTGTATCGGCCGCAATATGTGTGAAAGCCAGTACAGCGGCTCCGGTGTTTTTTTACAGTGTGAAGGTATTAGCGATGAAGAACTCTGTAACACAATAAATGGGCGCAGCTATTATTCCGATGCGCTATTTGAAATGGGGCTATCCCCAACTGGTGAATACAAAGGTCACCGCTTTGTCAGTTTCGAAGACGGCTTACTTCAGGCCAGTCAAAGCGACTATATTATTTCCGCTCCCTATCGTTGTGAACAGGGGCAGGTTATCGCCGATGTTCCCGGCATGACTAATTACCTTATCGATTTCTCACAAGACCTCAGCACCATGAACTTTGATATCGATGCCACGGACCCAGTGCCCTACACCCTGGCCAGCACCGATAACGCCAACTGCAGTCAGGTACGTGACGGCCGCTATGTCGTTGACCCTGCTGAACTCGCCAATGTGACCCTGCCGGCTGGTACCAGCTACGAGATGCTATTCAGCGGAGATCATGCTGCGCAAATAAATATTCCTGCAGGCAGATATGACAATGCATTTTATGATTGCACGACAGGAGCATTGCATGTACATCGCACCACCAGCGATAGCAACCCTATTCCCGTGACCATCGAAAACAGCGGCGATGTCGTTGTTGCGCAATTGGATGCAGACACAAACTGGCGTTTCCTACGGGACGATGGCCAGGCTTGCACCACCCAGTACGACCCCGTTTGTTCGATAGAACCTATTGAAGTGGCGTGTTTTGCAGAACCCTGTCCGGTGGGGGTTTACAGAACTTACTCCAACCAATGTAATTCCGATGCCGCAGGCGCGATGTTCATCTCGCAGGGCGAATGCGGAGACCTGGAGGGCGAACCCTACTATGACCCGGGTGTATGTACCACCGAATATGACCCAGTGTGTGCCGTGGAAACCCGTAATATTGTTTGCATAACCGGCCCCTGCCCCAATGAGTTTTATAAAACTTACGGCAATGCCTGCGAAGCTCAGGTAGATCGTGCGCCGATTTTATTTCGGGGCGAGTGTGGTGAAGAGCGCGAAGATGCGCCCTACTGGGGGCACACTGAAGCCTGCGGTGCTGAAGCGCCTTACGAACCTCTCTGTGCTGCGCGATCCTTTACGGCGCCTTGCTTAACGACACCCTGCCCCATAGAAGTCTTTGCCATTTACAGCAATGAATGCGAAATGGATAACGCAGGCTCACGCTTTGTTCATACTGAGCATTGCGGCGCGAAAACCGATTCGCGGGTTCGCGACCTCAGTGAATGGGGTGGTATTTGCGGCGATATTTATCTGCCCGTGTGCGGTAAAGATGAAGTTGTGCCAGGAGTAGCCGGAGAATACAAATATAAAAGTTTCGGCAATGCCTGTGAAGCGAGACGCAGCGTGGTTGACCTCACTTGGGATGATCAAGCCTGTGGCGCTCTCGCGGGCGTAAGCGCTGGCGCCGAACCACCGGTGAAAATTGTTAACAATCTTTCCAGTAGCAACAAAATAGTAGGCCTCTCCAATGCGAGTATCACAGGCGATGTGCTCACCGTCGACTTGAGCTACTCAGGTTGCAGTGAACAGCATTTTAATTTTGAAGTTATGCGCAGCTTTGCTGAAACTCAGCCGGTACAGGCCCGCGTACGATTTATTCCCCTTGTGGAAGACGATTGCGATGCCGCTCTGAGTTTTACCTATAAATACGACCTACTGCCTTTAAAAGCCACCTATGAAGCCATGTACGGTTCTGGCCCAGCTACTATCGTGCTGCCAGGTTTAGGCGACTACGAAATTAATGGTGGAACCGCGCCTGCCACACTAGATATCAGCCATCCCGATACCGGCGTGGTGGGAGAGCTGATAACTATCGAAGTGCACTCCTCAGCAGCAACTCCCGGCCGCCCCAACGTGGAAATTCTCGATCCCAATGGCAACTCTGTGGAATCTAGCTGGAGCAGCACGCTTCCCTCGGATGGGCCACCCTGGGTGTACGATGCGCAATACCCATTCACACCAGAAATTCCCGGTGAATATCGCGTCAATGTTAGCTTCGAGCCAGCGCCGGAACTGAATCAATCCAGTATCATTTCGGTCGCGCAAATTCCTCTTAGTGAATGCGCCGCCGCTGGCGTTGATGCGGGTACCGTAAATGCTTACCCCAATTGGACAGCACGCGATTGGGCTGGAGGCGCCTACAACCATGCCAACTCAGGCGACCTTATGAGCTACCAAGGAAAAGTTTATCGCGCAAACTGGTACACCAGCTCGGTGCCAGGCTCAGATAACTCATGGAGTTTTGTGTGTAATTTGTAA
- a CDS encoding DNA-binding transcriptional ArsR family regulator: MAICYSSELDKVFHALGDGSRRLILATLAKNSRCTASELVDLFDVAQPTISKHLKVLEAARLVHRTVEGRRHYFSLNAAGLGQVDDWLARHRSLWNNSLDRLECYLFSEAGSEHSGDD, from the coding sequence ATGGCTATATGTTATTCCAGCGAGCTGGACAAAGTTTTTCACGCTCTGGGCGATGGCTCCCGTCGGCTTATATTGGCAACGCTCGCAAAAAATTCACGCTGCACAGCAAGTGAGTTGGTGGATCTCTTCGATGTTGCACAACCCACCATTTCCAAGCACCTCAAGGTATTGGAAGCTGCGCGGTTAGTGCACCGAACAGTGGAAGGCCGCCGTCATTATTTTAGCCTGAATGCCGCTGGTCTCGGTCAGGTAGACGACTGGTTGGCGCGGCATCGTTCACTGTGGAATAACAGCCTTGATCGTTTAGAGTGTTATTTATTCAGTGAAGCGGGGAGCGAGCATAGTGGCGACGATTAA